GTCGCGCCGCTCCGAACCGTCGTACGCTGACTTCTTCACGGCCACCGCGGTCTGACCCGCCGCGTCGGCCGACCACCCGACAGAGAGACCGCACGAGCCGATGCCGCTGACCGTCGTCCGCCGAGAGCACACGCACCTCTACGCCCGAGAGCCCCGTTCGCGTGCGGCCAAGGTCGCCGTGGACGCCCTCCTCCGGCTCCAGCACGCCGAGGAGCAGCAGCTCGAGCAGGCGCGGACCGAGAGCGGCCTGACGAAGAACGAGTTCCTGGCCGTCCGCTACCTGCTCCAGGCGCACCGCGACGGACGGTCGATGGGACCGAAGGACCTCGCGGTCATGCTCAGCGTCTCGAACGCGTCGGTCACGAAGATCGTCGACGGACTCGTCGCGAAGGGCGACCTGGTCCGTGCGCCGCACCCCACGGACCGCCGGGCGCAGGTGCTCGAGCCGACGGTGCAGGCCGCCGCGAAGATCGACTCGTCGTACGCGCGGTTCCACGAGGCCGTGGTCGAGGTGATGGACCACCTGTCGAGCGAGGACAACGCCGTGCTCACCCGGTGCCTCGACCAGATCACCGACGCCCTGGTCGGCGGGCGGCCGACACCGGTCGACGAGTACACGGTCGACCCCGCCTGACCCGGGGTGGCGCGAAAACCTTCCAGCGGTAAGTTGGGGGGATG
The Curtobacterium citreum genome window above contains:
- a CDS encoding MarR family winged helix-turn-helix transcriptional regulator; this translates as MPLTVVRREHTHLYAREPRSRAAKVAVDALLRLQHAEEQQLEQARTESGLTKNEFLAVRYLLQAHRDGRSMGPKDLAVMLSVSNASVTKIVDGLVAKGDLVRAPHPTDRRAQVLEPTVQAAAKIDSSYARFHEAVVEVMDHLSSEDNAVLTRCLDQITDALVGGRPTPVDEYTVDPA